One region of Haloprofundus salilacus genomic DNA includes:
- a CDS encoding MBL fold metallo-hydrolase — translation MIRNLAQGISAFTSNAFLVDGERTVLVDTGANFDVVPKIGEHVETLDAVVLTHTHPDHVGNVNAVRDAFDAETWGFDPDQPAVDNEIADESSVQLGDEEYVALHTPGHKNDHLCFYSADPGVLFAGDLVFQNGGFGRTDLPEGNRERLVESIDRVLARVDVSLAAMHVGHGPSVTRRPYDHVEMAARAARLG, via the coding sequence ATGATTCGGAACCTCGCACAGGGCATCTCCGCCTTCACGAGCAACGCGTTTCTCGTCGACGGCGAACGAACCGTCCTCGTCGACACCGGTGCGAACTTCGACGTCGTGCCGAAAATTGGCGAGCACGTCGAAACGCTCGACGCCGTCGTCCTCACTCACACCCACCCGGACCACGTCGGCAACGTCAACGCCGTCCGCGACGCCTTCGACGCGGAGACGTGGGGGTTCGACCCCGACCAACCGGCCGTCGACAACGAGATCGCGGACGAGTCGAGCGTGCAACTCGGCGACGAGGAGTACGTCGCCCTCCACACGCCCGGACACAAGAACGACCACCTCTGCTTCTACTCGGCCGACCCCGGCGTGTTGTTCGCGGGCGACCTCGTCTTCCAGAACGGTGGGTTCGGGCGGACTGACCTGCCGGAAGGGAATCGGGAACGGCTGGTCGAGAGCATCGACCGCGTTCTCGCCCGCGTCGACGTCTCGCTCGCGGCGATGCATGTCGGTCACGGACCGAGCGTCACTCGCCGACCGTACGACCACGTCGAGATGGCCGCTCGCGCCGCGAGACTCGGGTAG
- the thyX gene encoding FAD-dependent thymidylate synthase → MDVRLLEATPNPEKLVCKGARNDYSAGFVGSQSFEETMETVDGDSQREKMETLIGHLLSHGHFGPFEHPQATFAIEGVSRSCMAQITRHRHVSFDVQSMRYVSFDDVDPEDVAAGEMVVTPPSASDPNWVGRNQKTGAVDEETVEKRKEVFRESVSRSVADYQELLDLGMPPEDARFVLPIGTEVNIVMSMNVRMLMHVADMRAAADAQWEIRELTESVLELAEEWCPITFAHYNEKMRNRKNRLAP, encoded by the coding sequence ATGGACGTACGCCTGCTCGAAGCCACGCCGAATCCCGAGAAACTCGTCTGCAAGGGCGCGAGAAACGACTACTCCGCCGGATTCGTCGGTAGTCAGTCGTTCGAGGAGACGATGGAGACCGTCGACGGCGACAGCCAGCGGGAGAAGATGGAGACGCTCATCGGCCATCTGCTCAGCCACGGCCACTTCGGGCCGTTCGAGCATCCGCAAGCCACGTTCGCCATCGAGGGCGTCAGTCGGTCCTGCATGGCCCAGATCACGCGGCATCGACACGTGAGCTTCGACGTGCAGTCGATGCGCTACGTCTCCTTCGACGACGTCGACCCCGAGGACGTGGCCGCGGGCGAGATGGTCGTCACGCCGCCGTCGGCGTCGGACCCCAACTGGGTCGGCCGCAACCAGAAGACCGGCGCGGTCGACGAGGAAACCGTCGAGAAGCGAAAGGAGGTGTTCCGCGAGTCGGTCAGTCGCTCGGTCGCCGACTACCAGGAACTGCTGGACCTCGGGATGCCGCCGGAGGACGCTCGGTTCGTGCTTCCGATCGGCACGGAGGTCAACATCGTGATGTCGATGAACGTCCGGATGCTGATGCACGTCGCCGACATGCGCGCCGCCGCCGACGCGCAGTGGGAAATTCGAGAACTCACCGAGTCGGTGCTGGAGCTCGCCGAGGAGTGGTGTCCCATCACGTTCGCTCACTACAACGAGAAGATGCGCAACCGGAAGAACCGCCTCGCACCGTAA
- a CDS encoding dihydrofolate reductase, with protein MELALIAAVADNGVIGVDGDMPWHYPEDLQHFKETTTGHPVIMGRRTYESIARQLDGPLPGRTNVVLSRGEMDLPEGAVHADSIDAALTAAREAVDERDAVGGDGDGESDEGDGREEDAEGDGNDGTVFVVGGATVYEQFIPCADRLVLTKIHESVEGDTEFPTFDRDSWVEVERDERGEFDFVEYRRRES; from the coding sequence ATGGAACTCGCGCTCATCGCCGCCGTCGCCGACAACGGCGTTATCGGCGTCGACGGCGACATGCCGTGGCACTACCCCGAGGACCTCCAGCACTTCAAGGAGACGACGACCGGCCACCCCGTCATCATGGGCCGGCGGACGTACGAGAGCATCGCCCGACAGCTCGACGGTCCGCTGCCGGGACGGACGAACGTCGTGCTGAGCAGGGGCGAGATGGATCTCCCCGAAGGCGCGGTTCACGCGGACTCGATAGACGCCGCGCTGACGGCGGCGCGCGAGGCCGTCGACGAGAGAGACGCGGTCGGCGGCGATGGAGACGGCGAAAGCGACGAGGGTGACGGGCGCGAGGAGGACGCCGAGGGGGACGGGAACGACGGAACCGTCTTCGTCGTCGGCGGGGCGACGGTGTACGAGCAGTTCATCCCGTGCGCCGACCGACTCGTGTTGACCAAGATACACGAGTCGGTTGAGGGCGACACCGAGTTCCCGACGTTCGACCGCGACTCGTGGGTCGAAGTCGAACGCGACGAACGCGGCGAGTTCGACTTCGTCGAGTACCGCCGTCGCGAGTCGTAA
- the psmA gene encoding archaeal proteasome endopeptidase complex subunit alpha yields the protein MNNSNQQAYDRGTSLYSPDGRIYQVEYAREAVKRGAPVVGVRAADGVVLAARTRSSSPLMVTESIEKLHKVDNHVGAASAGHVADARRLVDYARREAQVNRLRYGEPAGVEGLTKEVTDFIQENTQRGGTRPFGAALLVAGVDTSGPRLFETDPSGTPHEWKAVAIGGESATIREYLEEAYDPEMSVDDGVTLAVEALLEGAKDDDIDAESVSISTVDESGHRTYDTDEIATIIDGIDTGSDDE from the coding sequence ATGAACAACTCGAATCAGCAAGCGTACGACCGGGGCACCTCGCTGTACTCCCCGGACGGCCGAATCTATCAGGTTGAGTACGCGCGCGAGGCGGTCAAGCGCGGCGCGCCCGTGGTAGGCGTCCGCGCGGCGGACGGCGTCGTACTCGCCGCCCGGACCCGTTCGAGTTCGCCACTGATGGTCACCGAGAGCATCGAGAAACTCCACAAGGTCGACAACCACGTCGGCGCGGCCAGCGCCGGCCACGTCGCCGACGCCCGGCGCCTCGTCGACTACGCCCGACGGGAGGCGCAGGTCAACCGCCTCCGCTACGGCGAACCGGCGGGCGTGGAGGGACTCACGAAGGAAGTCACCGACTTCATCCAGGAGAACACCCAGCGCGGTGGCACGCGGCCGTTCGGCGCGGCGCTGCTCGTCGCCGGCGTCGACACCAGCGGTCCACGCCTGTTCGAGACGGACCCCTCGGGCACGCCCCACGAGTGGAAAGCCGTCGCCATCGGCGGCGAGAGCGCGACCATCCGCGAGTATCTCGAAGAGGCGTACGACCCCGAGATGAGCGTCGACGACGGGGTGACGCTCGCCGTCGAGGCGCTGCTCGAAGGCGCGAAAGACGACGACATCGACGCCGAGAGCGTCAGCATCTCGACGGTCGACGAGTCGGGGCACCGCACCTACGACACCGACGAGATCGCTACCATCATCGACGGCATCGACACCGGTAGCGACGACGAGTAA
- a CDS encoding MOSC domain-containing protein translates to MATLRRIFVYPIKSLDAQAVDTARIVENGGLDGDRQFALFDADGRYVNGKRNRDTHRLRSAVDFEREAVRLEPPEGEARTFTLDDDELTDWLSSYFGEPVTLERERAGGFPDDTDASGPTIISTATIRELASWYPDIDAESMRRRLRPNLEIGGVPPFWEDRLFAGRDEVVEFTVGDADGDSDDGIAFDGVNPCQRCVVPSRDPDTGEEYDGFRERFVEKRRETIPEWSGGDWFDHHFRVMVNTRVDEADWGETLSVGDELEIRGTEPA, encoded by the coding sequence ATGGCGACGCTTCGTCGAATCTTCGTCTACCCGATCAAGTCGCTCGACGCGCAGGCGGTCGACACCGCGCGCATCGTCGAGAACGGCGGTCTCGACGGCGACCGGCAGTTCGCACTGTTCGACGCCGACGGCCGGTACGTCAACGGCAAACGTAACCGCGACACGCACCGACTCCGCTCGGCGGTCGACTTCGAACGCGAGGCTGTTCGTCTCGAACCGCCCGAAGGCGAGGCCCGGACGTTCACCCTCGACGACGACGAACTCACCGACTGGCTCTCGTCGTACTTCGGCGAACCCGTCACGTTAGAGCGCGAGCGCGCGGGCGGGTTCCCCGACGACACCGACGCGTCGGGACCGACGATCATCTCGACGGCGACGATCCGGGAACTCGCGTCGTGGTACCCCGACATCGACGCCGAGAGCATGCGCCGCCGCCTCCGGCCTAACCTCGAAATCGGCGGCGTTCCGCCCTTCTGGGAGGACCGCCTCTTCGCGGGTCGCGACGAAGTCGTCGAGTTCACCGTCGGCGACGCGGACGGCGACTCCGATGACGGGATCGCGTTCGACGGCGTCAACCCGTGTCAGCGCTGCGTCGTCCCCTCGCGCGACCCCGACACCGGCGAGGAGTACGACGGCTTTCGCGAACGGTTCGTCGAGAAGCGCCGCGAGACGATACCCGAGTGGAGCGGCGGCGACTGGTTCGATCACCACTTCCGGGTGATGGTCAACACCCGCGTCGACGAGGCCGACTGGGGAGAGACGCTCTCGGTCGGCGACGAACTGGAGATACGCGGGACGGAACCCGCGTAA
- a CDS encoding SDR family oxidoreductase, whose product MADELSGRIALVTGASSGIGASTARALATDGANVALSARREERLTELADELEADYGVETLVVPADVREEEAVESVVADTVDRFGKLDITVVNAGLGRGSGVDISTEEYRTMMDTNVDGAFFTTRAVLPHLRETTGNLIFVGSFAGKFPRPANPVYAATKWWLRGFAHSVEAAVGEDGVGISVVNPTEVRTEFGSEIDEAFEDRFDPGEVTEPEEIADAIAFAAKQTNSTVSELDLYRRDKFSGW is encoded by the coding sequence ATGGCAGACGAACTCTCCGGCCGCATCGCGCTCGTAACGGGCGCGAGTTCCGGAATCGGCGCATCGACGGCGCGGGCGCTGGCGACCGACGGCGCGAACGTCGCGCTCTCCGCACGTCGCGAAGAGCGACTCACCGAACTCGCCGACGAACTCGAAGCCGACTACGGCGTCGAGACGCTCGTCGTCCCGGCGGACGTTCGAGAGGAGGAGGCGGTCGAATCCGTCGTCGCCGACACCGTTGATCGGTTCGGGAAACTGGATATCACCGTCGTCAACGCCGGTTTGGGGCGCGGCTCCGGCGTCGACATCTCCACCGAGGAGTACCGGACGATGATGGACACGAACGTCGACGGGGCGTTCTTCACCACGCGCGCAGTGCTTCCGCACCTCCGCGAGACGACCGGGAACCTCATCTTCGTCGGCAGTTTCGCCGGAAAGTTCCCGCGTCCCGCCAACCCGGTGTACGCGGCGACGAAGTGGTGGCTCCGTGGATTCGCTCACAGCGTCGAAGCGGCCGTCGGCGAGGACGGCGTCGGAATCAGCGTCGTCAACCCCACCGAGGTCAGAACCGAGTTCGGTTCGGAGATTGACGAGGCGTTCGAGGACCGATTTGACCCCGGCGAGGTGACCGAACCGGAGGAGATCGCCGACGCCATCGCCTTTGCCGCGAAGCAGACGAACTCCACGGTGAGCGAACTCGACCTCTACAGGCGAGACAAGTTCTCGGGGTGGTAG